A part of Bacillus thuringiensis genomic DNA contains:
- a CDS encoding sigma-70 family RNA polymerase sigma factor yields MDELTIEAFEIEDKELLIDEIMNKYGQEVLQLVYSYVNNKEVAEDVTQDIFVKCYKSLHTYKGKSNVKTWLWRIAINQCKDYIKSWYNKKVIVTEDESAYMGGQNDSVEQTVIQNAEDRELASAVMNLSIKYREVIYLFYYEELSIKEIAMVIEVKENTIKTRLKKAKELLKKGLEE; encoded by the coding sequence GTGGATGAATTAACGATAGAAGCGTTTGAAATAGAAGATAAGGAACTCCTTATCGATGAAATAATGAACAAATATGGACAAGAAGTCTTACAGCTTGTGTATTCATATGTGAACAATAAAGAGGTTGCTGAGGATGTAACGCAAGATATATTTGTGAAATGTTATAAATCTCTTCATACATACAAAGGGAAGTCGAATGTGAAAACGTGGTTATGGAGAATTGCGATTAATCAATGTAAGGACTATATAAAAAGTTGGTATAACAAAAAGGTGATCGTGACAGAGGATGAATCTGCTTATATGGGGGGTCAAAATGATAGTGTCGAACAAACTGTCATTCAAAATGCGGAGGACCGTGAGCTCGCTTCTGCAGTAATGAATTTATCGATCAAATATCGAGAAGTGATTTATCTATTTTATTATGAAGAGTTATCAATTAAAGAGATTGCTATGGTAATAGAAGTGAAGGAAAACACGATAAAAACGAGACTAAAAAAAGCGAAGGAACTTTTGAAGAAAGGATTGGAGGAATAA
- a CDS encoding PadR family transcriptional regulator, whose amino-acid sequence MEDRLKGLRKSMENTTFKHLSFSDQHQKRVREKINQSSEKEEDILLAVLQLLMNEKTGYELMQLLRGRGIQKFEGDEGSLYTVLHRLEQNRFIQSSWDHEGAKYYQLNDKGNKMLRKAEKNATKARFILKGLVQE is encoded by the coding sequence ATGGAAGATCGATTAAAAGGCTTGCGAAAATCAATGGAGAACACAACTTTTAAACATTTGAGTTTTTCTGATCAGCACCAGAAGCGGGTGCGCGAAAAAATCAATCAATCGTCCGAAAAGGAAGAAGATATCCTTTTAGCAGTGTTGCAACTTCTTATGAATGAAAAAACTGGTTATGAATTGATGCAACTGTTGCGTGGGAGAGGGATTCAAAAATTCGAAGGTGATGAAGGGTCTCTATACACTGTATTACATCGTCTAGAGCAGAATCGCTTTATTCAATCTAGTTGGGATCACGAAGGAGCTAAATATTATCAATTAAATGATAAAGGAAATAAGATGCTGCGAAAGGCAGAGAAGAATGCTACGAAGGCACGATTTATATTAAAAGGATTAGTACAGGAGTGA